A window of Castanea sativa cultivar Marrone di Chiusa Pesio chromosome 8, ASM4071231v1 genomic DNA:
ATAATTGATgacttcaaaacaaaataattggaAAAAGATATAAGTAGAAAAcctaaatgaaaattaataaaaatttgtcatagcaacaatttataaaaatgttagaaaataatttttaaaggtaaaCATTAGTTGTAATAAAATATATGCAATTGAAATAACAGGAATCTTATTAAGAATTACTTTTGTATATAAGCTGAGTAGAGAGTTGTGTATAACTGTAATCTGTACATATACTGCATAGTGCATGGGCTTTGAATGAGAATATAAAATACAACTGGGATACCCATTTGACCAAAAACTCAAAAGCGTCGAAGGCACTTTTTGAAAGGGTGTGGGTGGCTAATACTATTATAGCATCCAAACATCATGAAACTTGTCCTTTTGGACAAAGGGCCACATATGAATGGAATCAAATTGATTTGTTATTATCTTTTCAGGAAGGTAGTGGGAAACAAGGCGTGAAACTTGCATGCTTTTACCACAATTCTCCGCATATTCCCAATCTCTGGATTTCATTTCCCTGAACCTTTTTTGTACGCTAGATTTGATTTGATCtttcaatttattaattaaaactttatttGTTTTCACAGTTGTTACACTTAATTACATCGGTTTTCCTCtatatgtatttaatattttttttttaatttattgggGGCACTATAGAGGGCTGTTACTTGCCGGGATTTGATTATGACAAGTGACAAGCAATTTGTGAGGCCCatgttcaaggttttttttataatccaACATCACTTTTGTCCTCTTCAGCTTCTGAAGAGTTTAGAGTTTTTAGTTTTACCAGGATATGGATATCTTCTTGGGATAGTCAATTGTTTGGTTCCTCAGCTTTGGTCCCATGTTGTATCCGTGGGCCATCTTGTCCATTTTGAATCAAGAATGGGAAATCTGGATTTGAAGACTTTTAAAACCcaaggagaaagagaaatttttgcACTAAGGATGATTTGCAATTAGGAAAGACATTTGGTCCAGTCGAATGTGGACGTGGTCAGATTATGGATGTCCTGTCCACGTTTTAGgatcaaaaaaatttgtgcaGCATGGGAAGGATCATGGATGTTTCATTAGTCGCGATTTTAGGAATATTTTTTAGGGGTTATTAAGatacttaaattatataaattttaataaaaatagaactttataTATTGaccataaaaaatagaaataaaaaaacacatacacacaaagaCATAAATCTTACAATTtccttcttgaatttttttattttgaaatttttgcatGATAGTCacattatcaatgctacaaattatatcttttttcaaaattttagtttcataaaaattttcttgggcTTTTGCTACAAttatcactaaaaaaattaacagggttacatattttgaaaatttaaatgttaaattgtatactctttatgttcttaaaacacatgccaaatttcatgtcaattagaagttatttactatttagtcttttttttatatgtataattttatacaacaaaaatttgaaatttaaatatttgagtgatgacatagctattaacatttgatctttttgaaattttgcaagtataaaagatttaagaaaaaaatttaatccaatggtagatttaccaaaattcacattcaataaaaaaagattgagtggagttgtagtCTTAATCCACAACCAAGTTTgttgctaaattttgtccaaatatataattatgttgagtctaaaaaaatttagggtggtcccaaatattttgaaaggataaaaaatcataaattttttaaattttacatataataattaattttttttccaagtgaGGGTGGTCCTATGACCACCCTGCACTCTACATGGAGCCGCTAGTGTGCTCTATCCTCATTTTAGGATTGAAAAAATTTGTGCAGCATGGGAAGTGTGACAATTGACAAGTCTGtggaattattttattattcttaatGAGGTGGTTTTGACATTAATGAAACGAATTTCATAAATAGATAAACAAGTATTTTAAGCTTATAATAATAGAATGAAGTAATGAACATAAAACTTTCACTTTTGTGAGGTACAAAAAAGATGATTGGTAGATAATCTTCTTCCAAATTTTGCTTTGATGGAAGGTATTTGTTATCTTCGGTCTACTCTCTTGGTAtaattatgtattaaaaaattaaatttatatatatttcttcaaAGCATGACAATATGAAACAGGAAtggaatttaattaattatttaatttatacataaataatttttttaacacatattCAGATTCGGTTAAACAAGCAAAATTCGCTTCCATCCCATCTTCCTTCCAGGAAAGGAAAAACTGAGAGGAGAAGTGGTTACAAATAAGAGAGGGTGACCCACATGTCTTACATTGAACAAAGGCATGTTCTAGTTTGTGGTGGTGATTGATTAGTACTTCAAGACAAGGGAAATTGTTAATTCTAAGAAATTAAGCATGGCAAGGATCATAACACGAATTACTCAAGTTGGAGCGAAGAGTCAATATCAAGAAAGTTTAAACAAAACCCACCTCTAGTAGGCCATAGTGTAGTTCATATCATTTTGTGTGTGATTCGTTATAACCCAAACCACTTGACTAAATGATTAAGACTGTCTTTGCATTATAAGTGTGAGTTTGGATAGTGCGTTTGCGCATTTTCAATGCGTCTGCGTTTTTTTCTGTGGGtctcatgcactgttcacagaaccCTCAAGTACAGAAAAGTACAAATCTAACTTTAAAACTGGAttccacggcactattcacacattttaaaattattttgctacagtattttcagtttttcgCTTTCAACAATTAGTAGTATCCAAACCGACCCTAAATAAGTTATCCCACCAATCTTTTTACCATTCagatgaaaataataaaccatgcaggccaaaagaaaaaggtaaagaTAATAAGGTAAAGACAAAGACTAATTAGGCAAGGTTCATcactaatttctttttccttaataataatgttatttaaatgaTACCTAGTGTAATTAGATTACATTACAATAATTATGGTCAATGAATTTAGACCATAAAAATCCAAATTCAGGATAAGAGTTTGTGGAAACGCAAGCTCTAAGAAATAACCAACTTCAATTTGACCAAGCAATGTGAATAGTCTAACATGCTTTCCATGTGCGCTGctccaaaatccaaacaagatATATCATTCTCGGATTTGAAAGTGAGTCATAGTTTTGAATTTGATCAACAATAAGCTCAAGGGTCACTAAAACTTTTGAACTAATACCGTGACTTATTGCGATTGATTCATAATAGAAAGTTGTATCAATGATAGATATATGTGAAAATACTATTACTCTAATCACAATTTATCACCTtaacaaattgaagaaaaaaaagttgttcCCTTAACATTACTCTTTAAAGTTTGATCAACCTTTTGATTATAAGAAAAGTGAAAGGTCAAAATGCATCTTATTAGAAGTTTGAACAAAAGGTGTAAAACAATGTTTGGCCAAGAATTACCCACCTTAGGACAAACTTACTTGACCatgcaaaaaaattagtaatttcaATGTAATAAACATGGACCAAACCTTTGAATTGACACAatggattaaaaataaaaacaccctCTGAATTGACACATTCCAGCCAAATACTGTGccaatttttttgggttcaacCTTTGAAATTGAAACAGATGCATCTGTTGTTATTGTGACATAACTATTAAGTActtcatttaaatttataatatatataaaaaaaaaaactattaagaCTTCATTCAGATATTACATTATAAACTTTTACtgtaaatttcacaaattcaTAAATCATTAACAAGGCAAGAATATTAATAGTAATTACTAAAATTCCATACAAACGATTATGTGTGAGGACTTAGCCATCATATCTTTTTGACATCcttgtttttttattctcaaGTTTATATAAAGATCTCTCTAAAATAGTCCTTATATTAACCAAACCAATTCCCCGTTccgaatttaatttttacagtCCCAAAATTTGAGGTCCAAAGTATGTAGTTTTGCTCTCACATGTCCACCATCACATACCAATAACTTTCGCATAAAGGTAGACCCTACTAGTGAATCACATACATGAATAACACACACAATATTTGGTAAATGAGATTCACTttttatgtgaaataaaaaggggaaaaaaaaaagaatagtacacaagtatgaaataatttttcagaCATAAGCCACCACAAAAGTGGAGCCAATAGTATAGATGCTTTTCTCAGAATAAGCATCCACCTAAATGGTGTCGTATCAGTACATGTAGCCTACAACAATGTCATTCAATATAGCCTAAAGGTTTGGACAAGATTCAATTTTGATGGTGGAGTATTTGGCATCAATGcatgaaatttcttttttgataatcatCAATGCATGAAATCTCTGGCATGATCAATTGGATTTTCTTATATAAGgccctattatatatattttttttcttttgttagtgATGAATGCTTTACAGGCTATCACTTCTCCCCTTCAGAGCTGGCTTATTAGGCTTGTATATAAGGTAACTCCATCATCACTAATTTCCTATAAAGTGATCATTTCCCCTTGAAGAAGATCCACTCTATTTGATTGCACaatgaaaacacacacacacacacacaaattgagatgcattaatctcaaatacacGTTTTCACCTACACCACCAACATGAAATGGAAAACACAGAGAAGTGATCCCCATTCTACATGTTACAAACAGGAAGATGGCAGTAATCTAATAGAACATACCAATCTTTTTAGTTATTTAGTTACCCAAGCATTTATGTGCCAATCACAGCAGGCCACCAACAAAGGTGCATAGATGTATGTTTCCAAAATCTACCAACAGATGCACCAAATAACCTTTCCACAGTTAGAAAAACCACAAGTGTAGAATTATTTGGAGTCATGGCAAGCATGCCTCAAAGAATAATATCAGTAACCATGCCTCATAGAATAATATCAGTAAGCATGCCTCATAGAATAATAATAGCTAATATGTCATCTTCTTTGATCAATATGCTGGAGGGATAAAGACAAGCACAATTACCATGAAGACAGAAGGTGACAACTTTTAGAATACCACTAAAATCCATATTACATTGGTGTTTGGGACTAATCCAGATGTGAGAAACAAGTATGTTTTTTAGAGTCGTATAACTCCATTACTCCCAATTTgagagtaaaagaaaaattattcaatGCACTTATTGTACTACATTTTCCGTTTTATAGAATATCTTCTCTTTATTCTCCTTATACAAGAGGTTTTACATAATATCTTGTCTTTATTCTCCTTATACAAGAGGTATTTGTCTAACAAACTTTGTCTCAACTATCAATGACTCCAAAAAGTacaagaaagaacaaaaaatggcACGAAGGATTAGGAGAGGGTATCTTATGAGACTGACTAGGACAATGAGGGTAGTACACAAACCTCATATCCATGAAAGGGTATCTTATGAGATGATCTCATGAGATCACCTTCTCACAATATGTAATACCTACACATGTGAGACCCACATATATTATGAGAGAGGTTTTATAAGACCATCTCAAAAGATACTTTTTCCATATCTATTTTCCACattactatgagatttttgttgatTATCTCATAGAATTTTGGGCAACAAATTAATGAGTTATGTAGTAATATATCCATGATACCAACAACAGAtctacaacaaaaattattttccaacaAATGCAAACTAATAAAATTAGGTGGTGAACCTATGTCAACCAGCACCCTAACATATATTGTCAATGCAAACACTTCCATAGTTCTGAAGTTAAGACGAATATGCATGTTTTCCAAGGTCAAATGAAAAGATCTAAAATGCGATCTAAGTAGGTTAGCATGTTTCAATCCGAAAGAAGCAGTCCATTACATCATTTTTCAAATGTCTTTTAATGCTTATTTCTGCCTGTCTGCTAAATTTTCAAGTCTTAATCACAAAATCAGTTTAAAGAACCAAAACCAATCATATATAAAGAACTAAAATCAATCATATCTCTGATTTCAGTAACTGAGATCTGAGAATATGGAATCAGTCACAGGGTTGTACAATCCAGTAACTTGGAGTTTCAGCGATCATGGTCCACGGTACCATAGCCACTATTTACTGCTTTTGGCTCGATATATATTCTGGTACTTCCAACTAATTTCCAAAAACTAAAGACATATATTAAGCATATTAAAGAAATTATGCTTTAGATCCACTTCCCATTTAACTTTTGCTGCACTTCCCCTTTTCAGTGTTTTAACAGACTGATCACTAGGATTCAGTTGGACAATGTCAACTAGTTGAAAATTTGGCATTGTTATGTGGAGATTTTTCCTTATCTAAATTCTGAATGAAATGAAACACTATTCCAgatgaaatataaataaagaaaatatagaagaaaaaaaaaatatataattctaaAAATGATCTAATATAAACAATTTGGGCAATGGGTCAGCTTTCAATAGATGCTGTAttccttaatttatttaattggaCATCCATCGGTACAGGCTGGATTTATAACATACTTTCAGTATCaaatgaagagaaagaaaaaaggggagGGCGGATCTAAGCCTTTCATTTTCAGGTGAAAACAAGGCATtgacataattttaaaaaaatgtaagagcAATATACAATTTCTAAACAAAATAAGATGGCTAAATTGGGTGCTACAAAGCTTTTACAGGCAAGAACCTACTCAAGTTTCATAAAGTAACCATTAATTTACAGGGGAGAAGCATCATTCACTTCCATCACCAGTACCCACTAGAGAACACAGAGCAGAAATTAAGCAAGTAAACCTTGCTTAAACAATTATGCTATAATGGACAGAGAGACTGCAGTAATCTGATGGCATTTAAACACTAACCTATAGACTGAAGGCCTTTATGACAGTAAAATATGATACAAACCTCAAACATATGAGATTATTTTGAAGTAGATAACAATATACAAGGAAAGGGAGAACAGGGCAAACACATGCTGCCAGAAGAGCAGTGCTGAAGCTTCGCTAACTGCATATCCCCTCAAGCTGGCAATTGCTCCCAATAAAATGGCACTCGGTGTTGTGTATTGCAACAAAAGCACAAATCTGTACATTGCATCACCGTGGACCAAAAAATTCAGCTTATCAGACAAAGCAACAATACCAATTCCAAGAAGAGGAAGTACCAAGAGCCTTGCCACACTTATACCAATTGTAGTTCGAAGACCAAGTTTCGAATCAATTGGCCCCTCAGCAAGCATACCCCCAAGAACAAGCATCACAGAAGGCACCATTGCGCCACCTAAAATCTCTAAACTGTCAGTGACAAAAGATAGTGGAGCGTCATATCCAAAGAAAAAAGCCTTGATCTGAGGCACCATCCCAATGATGATAGCTAAAAGAGAAGCAATAGTTGGGGGTTGAAGTATGTGCTGTATTGGAGTTTGTACAGCAACAGTTCTGATCCTCCTGACAACTCTAGGCTCAGCCAAACACCTAAGGGACCTGGGACTGTTCGGAGCTCCTTCTCCTGTACCCTCAAGGTCAGGAACAGACGACTGAGAAACACTTGATATGCTTTGGAAAATTCTAGCAATAAAGGGTTGCTTTGAATGCTCAGTTTCTTTATCTTCCATATCCGGCCATTCAGCTTCAACAAGGAGAGGCCTACTGACATCATTGACTGCTTCTTGTtcctcaatctcaatctcagcCCCTTCTTCAACAATCTCATAGTACTCCAGTGGAGGCTCCATCATGTGATACACAAGGGTATAAACAAGAATCACAGAAACCCATGAAGAAAAAGAGACATAAGCCACCCCTCTTGAATGACAATGGGGTCCAAATGGATTGTCTTTAGTATGACACACAGATCCAACAAGTGCAAGAGGGATATTTCCAGTATTACCAAATGCAGTCATGATAATAGTAAATCTTTTAAACTGTGGAGGTGGGCGGCAAATAAGCACGACTATGTACCCAAGGAGACAACCAATAGCTGTACTGATTACAACATTAATTGGAATAAACCACCAATCAGCAAAGTTCTCAACTGTAATGCTTTCACCCAGTTCAGTAAATATTAGGCAGGGCAAGAAGAGAGCAAAAACAAGCTTACTGAGAAGCTTAAATGTCGCTTTCGGgattattttggttttggggTGTGCAAGAACCAGACCTATAACCGTAAGGGAAAGAAGTTTCATCAAAGGGATTATTGCACTTAGTATATCTTCACCACTTGTcttcattttgttttgatagaGCTCAACTAAGTATCGCAACATTTTTCCCTCTCTGTAGTGAAAAATCAATAATTCTCTCTGCaatgaatcaaacaaaaaatacaaatacaaaaactcAGATCAAATTCAATAGTAGTTCTGGTTCCTATATCACCAACAACATAATATCTAAAACCCCACCAAAAAATTTGCACTGCTTCAACATGAATTCAGCATATTATCCATAAAATTATCATAATCAATCACAACACAAGAGTCTCACAAACCTAATGAACTAAATCTCAAATTTAAATTGGACAGATTATCAAgaaacgcaaaaaaaaaaaccataaaaacacCATCTTTAACAAGATTACCACAAACCACATCCTATAAATCAAAGAAATACAACAAGGGATTTTCAAAAACCGCGTCCAAATTAATGAAAACACAACATGGGGTTCTCTAAACACGAAAAGACGAAAAGGGTAtctataatttttcattctctaCAAGAAAATCAACCAGGACAATGCTTTTATCAAATATTCTACAATAACATCAAAACTaatttgcaattaaaaaaaaaagtgtaaaagaagaaaacttaCAGATCACAAAAAGAAGTGGAGAGAGATTCTGGGACAGAGGTTTTGAGTTGAAGGGAAAACAAATACGAGGATTCCTTAACAACCTTGGAATAACTGATTCTTAACCAAAGAGCTggtattgtttatttttttattttgatagaaaACACACAAActtcattaataattaaaagcaAAGATACATCATGGAGAAGAGCCTGTTCTAGAAAACAGGGACTCTCTTAGATCCAAACAAAAAGCTCAAAGAGCTGGTATTGGTGAATGACTAATGAATTAAAATTGGCCCATTTAACCATAGGAGGAGTGCTTATGCCTATGAAGCTAGAAGCTTACAGGGAGAGATTATGTTTTCTAGAGTTGCTACTTGCTAGCAGTGCCTATGGAGCAGCTCAGGAAGCTCTGGTGGATGCTGCTATAAAAGCTAGAAAACTTGAATGCCAAAGTCGTTCAACTTGAGTGCCAAACTTGCTGATCTTCTTTCCCTTCAGCAGAATGGACTAGTTTAcaagttctttttttgttccaaaagttGTTCCGGCTCTTTTTGTCATTTAGCAGATATGGCAACTAGATTGCCAATCCACCAAAGCTGGTTTAATCCGGCTCTTTTGTATCCTTaacttttacttcttctttatcCACCttttatggtaaaaaaataaaaaacattatgaTTTGGTACGGAAGAAATAGTGATGTATGTATTATTCTGTTTCTATTACTATGATTGCCACGCTATAACGAGCAAACGCTAAAACGACTCCGTATTATTTATGcttctcccaaaaaaagaaaagaaaaaaagagaagaaatctTAAATCTAAAATACGGCCATGCAATACACTTAAACGCagattagttaaaaaaaaaaaaaaatctttttcttgtaAGAAAATGTGTTAATAATTAGTAAGTCACAtgaaattttaatgaattaatatatatatacatattaagtCACTTCACCTAAGAATGTTATGTTATGTGTAAGGAAGTGGTTTTTGAGCCCAAGGGACATTGGGCCTAGAACGAAAATAGGCTCAATCTTGACCGGCCCGCTCTGATGATTGACCTCTTTGAAAGATTCGGACCTTAGATCATGGACTAGGACAGGATACTATTCTCATTGGGAATGTCATAAGGAGATCCGAGGATGAGACACTTACTAAGCCACCAAGGAAGATGTACTTGCCAAGCTACTGAGAAGGACTTTTGGGAAATGCAGAATTTTTCAAGGAAGCCTACTAAAGCTTCCTGATAGAGCAACAATCACCTCCGTATTAATGAGGCACACCTGCTTGGCACAGTcgtatttattaataaatgacTGGCTCGAACAGTGCAAAGAGTTCTAAAAGTCTCAATTCATCATGAAAGTAGGAAAGCAAAGAGCATGATGCGACAAAAACCCCTCCAACTGTGCAGGGACAGCACATCCCTGAGAAGAAAGTAGGGAAAATATAAGGGAAGATAAGGACAAAGAGGAAGACACATAGAAAGTAACCCAAAAAATCATAAAGAGAATTGTAGAGAAAgaacaaagtcttagaacccTTTTTAGAGCATGTTCTTGAGAAAAGAGAGTGTATTGTTCCCTGTTTATACATTTGCATAGTTTTACGTAAAGTTTTGTTCTTGTTCGAATCTCCAACTGTGGATTATTAGTAGCCTTATGTTACAAATCAATTGTGTTCTTCTGAGGATAGTTCATCCTTTTAGACTCAATGtgtaaatttcattatattaaaacacaaaattgtgatatttgatcaaaataaataaaataaaattctaaatttttaaaattttaaaatttttgtaatagaatttagttggagtagaattctaaatttcttgaaaGATAATAGGTAATTGT
This region includes:
- the LOC142607820 gene encoding protein PIN-LIKES 2, producing MLRYLVELYQNKMKTSGEDILSAIIPLMKLLSLTVIGLVLAHPKTKIIPKATFKLLSKLVFALFLPCLIFTELGESITVENFADWWFIPINVVISTAIGCLLGYIVVLICRPPPQFKRFTIIMTAFGNTGNIPLALVGSVCHTKDNPFGPHCHSRGVAYVSFSSWVSVILVYTLVYHMMEPPLEYYEIVEEGAEIEIEEQEAVNDVSRPLLVEAEWPDMEDKETEHSKQPFIARIFQSISSVSQSSVPDLEGTGEGAPNSPRSLRCLAEPRVVRRIRTVAVQTPIQHILQPPTIASLLAIIIGMVPQIKAFFFGYDAPLSFVTDSLEILGGAMVPSVMLVLGGMLAEGPIDSKLGLRTTIGISVARLLVLPLLGIGIVALSDKLNFLVHGDAMYRFVLLLQYTTPSAILLGAIASLRGYAVSEASALLFWQHVFALFSLSLYIVIYFKIISYV